CTTTGTTATCTCTACATCGTATTTGCAATATTCTATAAGCTTAGGAATATTGCCCTCCTTCCACCATTTAATGGCATCCAGACCAGAACCCTTCTTTCCCTTCTTAAGGTTTGCCTTTGCAAGGTTGTCAAGGCTTATCCTAAACCCCAATGCCTTTTGAGCCTCCCTTAACATATCAAGAGTTGGAATAGAAAATAGGTCTTTTTCTGTATATCCTTTTAAAACCTTATAATCAAAAGAAAAAAGGTTAAATCCAACAACAAGCTCTGCTGAGAAAAGCTCGTCTATTAGCTTTAAAACCTCATCTTCCATAAATGCCCTATATTCACCCCCTTTAAATATTACACCCACCGACATCCTTAAACCTTTAAAATCCCTATCTTCTCCAAATGCATCC
This portion of the bacterium genome encodes:
- a CDS encoding ribonuclease H-like domain-containing protein, with amino-acid sequence MDKVFFDLETQDAFGEDRDFKGLRMSVGVIFKGGEYRAFMEDEVLKLIDELFSAELVVGFNLFSFDYKVLKGYTEKDLFSIPTLDMLREAQKALGFRISLDNLAKANLKKGKKGSGLDAIKWWKEGNIPKLIEYCKYDVEITKEIYELGKKQGFLCFSEKGGKKRQFNVKW